Proteins from one Phocoena sinus isolate mPhoSin1 chromosome 8, mPhoSin1.pri, whole genome shotgun sequence genomic window:
- the MSANTD4 gene encoding myb/SANT-like DNA-binding domain-containing protein 4 produces the protein MKQLKRKRKSNFSVQETQTLLKEITKRKEVIFSKQLNTTINVMKRMAWEEIAQCVNAVGEGEQRTGTEVKRRYLDWRALMKRKRMKANIKLVGSGFPLPTSDLDDSLTEEIDEKIGFRNDTNFDWQNVADFRDAGGSLTEVKVEEEERDPQSPEFEIEEEEEMLSSVIPDSRRESELPDFPHIDEFFTLNSTPSRSAYDEPHLLVNIEKQKLELEKRRLDIEAERLQVEKERLQIEKERLRQLDMEHERLQLEKERLQIERERLRLQIVTSEKPSLENELGQGEKSIYQPQDIETEKLKLERERLQLEKDRLQFLKFESEKLQIEKERLQVEKERLRMQKEGHLQ, from the exons atgaagcaactgaaaaggaaaaggaaaagcaatttcAGTGTACAAGAAACTCAGACCCttttgaaagaaattacaaaaaggaaagaagtcattTTTTCCAAGCAGCTCAATACAACAATTAATGTGATGAAGCGAATGGCTTGGGAGGAGATTGCACAGTGTGTGAATGCTGTaggagaaggagaacagagaacaGGGACAGAAGTGAAAAGGAGGTACCTTGACTGGCGAGCACTTatgaagagaaagaggatgaAGGCGAACATTAAGCTAGTTGGTTCGGGGTTTCCCCTTCCCACATCCGATTTAGATGATTCTCTCACTGAAGAGATAGATGAAAAGATTGGATTCCGAAATGATACAAATTTTGATTGGCAAAATGTGGCAGATTTCAGGGatgcaggtggatccttaactgAGGTcaaagtggaagaggaagaaagagatccACAGAGTCCTGAA tttgagattgaagaggaagaagaaatgttGTCATCAGTCATACCGGATTCCAGGAGGGAAAGTGAACTTCCTGATTTCCCCCACATTGATGAGTTTTTTACTCTGAATTCAACACCATCTAGGTCTGCATATGATGAGCCCCATTTGCTTGTAAACATAGAGAAACAGAAACTAGAATTGGAAAAACGACGGCTTGATATTGAGGCTGAAAGACTGCAGGTAGAGAAGGAACGCCTACAGATTGAgaaagagaggctgcgacagttaGACATGGAGCATGAGCGGCTTCAGCTGGAGAAGGAGCGGCTGCAGATTGAAAGAGAGAGGTTGAGGTTACAGATAGTCACCTCAGAGAAACCATCTTTGGAAAATGAACTTGGTCAAGGAGAAAAGTCCATATATCAACCACAGGATATagaaacagagaagttaaaactTGAGAGAGAACGCTTGCAACTGGAAAAAGATAGgctgcagtttttaaaatttgaatcagAGAAGCTGCAGATTGAAAAGGAGCGCTTACaagtagagaaagagagactACGAATGCAGAAGGAAGGACACTTGCAGTGA